tggaagaacatacgggtcaagaatagagctccacagtcatctacagcCACCGCCAAGACAtcgcacttggaaggccatcatatttgaacaacaagggattgcctaaataaggAAGTAAGTAAGATGTGGAAGCTATAAAGGGGTTCACTTTGACATATTTTGGGTCTTTTTCATATTCTCCAGTTGGATCGCTTTCGGATCTTTTTAAGAGCCCTTCTATGGAAATGTGtagtttgtagttttgtgacgtatttagaattctctgcatGAGAGCtcaagtgcctcaccaaactacaaatctcaggtgTCTGTACTTTAACCTGTCTGCTTGACAGTTCCCGCAGGTTTTCCCCCTGCACTGTGCCAGGTATCATATATGTTTCCAGTGGCTACTGTTGTTTACTTTCCTGGAAACATGACAGATACCCAtcacccaaccagtccatcctccaggaaataaagcccgactgctcattggagggaaggatactagagacaaagctgaagtactttggccacatcatgaggagtcagcaaagcctggagaagacaattatgctggggaaagtggaaggcaaaaggaagaggggccgaccaagggcaagatggatggatggcatccttgaagtgactggactgaccttgaaggagctaggggtggtgacggccgacagggagctctggcgtgggctggtccatgaggtcatgaagagtcggagacgactgaacgaatgaacaacaacacccacacagaagccccatgaccaacagaaaatacttaatgccatccagtccaactcccttcaccagggcaagaaaaggtaatcaaagccctcctgacaaagagccaggtGCCAGAGCCGGTCTTTGGACTGCCTTTACTTGTTGGATGCAGCTGTGGAATTCCAAATAAAATGCTGTAACCATACTGCATGAAAGCATACTGGATTTGCAAAGGGTTCAGTGGATGATTTGGAGCCATTTCTTTTACCCATAGTAATGATGCAGAACAAGACAGATTTAAAATTAAGGCCAGAGGAGGAATGCAAAGTGTCCACATGCAATGATACTTCACACAGTTGAAGAGATCCAGAGCAGAGAGGTCTGTTCAGATCACAGTGAAAGCACAGGGAGACATTTGCCTGTTTTAAGAGACCACGTTCACCAGTAGCATCCAAGATAGACCAGTCAGCAAAAGGACAAATGAGATGCTTTTTAGGGTTGGGGTCCCATTAGGAGTTGTGGTAGGTGCAGTTGTGGTAAGAGAAACAGGGGGTGCCTTATAGGTATTAATCTTCAAAACACCATAGGTCTCCTTCAGTAGCTGGATATCTAGAGGTTGAGGAGCATCTTTCACAGTATCTGTGGCACAGCCTTGTGCAACAAACAAAGACACTTCTTGGGTATCTGTTAGAACAAACAAGGGGGGAGATACACTTTTAGTTTGCCAAAGGTCTTCATTCTTTGAAACTTTCCTCTCCCTGATGGCTGCTTTTACTCACATGTACCCATCACAAGacctaaggtgcatctacattgtaaaatttatGCAGTTTCGGCACTGTGTAaactgccatggcacagtgcTATTGCATCTGCGAGCTGTAATTTGTTATGTTAGTGGGACACAAGATTGAAAGGccttagaaaactacaactcccaagattccatagcattgagccatgatggctaaagtggcatcaaactgcattcattcattcaccttTGATTTACCACacgggttctcaaactttttcaatggTGGAACCCTTTTTtaagcaaaagtttctcgtggTGCCCCAAGAAAAagttatatattatactagctgtcccctgtcacgcgttgctgtggcccagcctggtgatctggaaaataaagtaatgagaaagtgttggtttctaatatatgtaattcctttatgattgtgagtaaacagtatttcttgttgtttctttgtcagttttgatgtggagagtgtctggtttgcctactctagaataTGCAaaatatcatagtccttctttaagggtctctttcaaatctatgatactatatctgtgtgtgtgtgtgaatcatatctatctatatatatttatgactggatggttctttgtcaggagggttctgattacattttcttgccctgtgaagagagttagactggatggccttaagtattttctgttggtcatggggattctgtgtgggaagtttgccccatttctgtcgtttgtgggtttcagaatgctctttaattgtagtgaactataaatcccaataactacaaatcccaaatgtcaaggtctatttcctccaaactccatctgtgttcatatttggacatatggaatatttgtgccaagtttggtccagatccatcattgtttgagtccacagtgctctctggatgtgggtgaactataattcccaaactcaaggtcaatgtcctccaaacctttccagttttttctgttggtcatgggagccctgtatgctaagtttggcccaattccatcattggtggagttcagaatgctctttgattgtaggtaaactataaatcccagcaacaacaattcccaaatgataaaatcaattttttgagtggattgttaggtgtcttgtgtccaaatttggtgtcaattcctccagtggtttttgagttctgctggtagcacgaactaacattacatttttatttatatagattatgttatgttatgttatattatattatattatattatattatattatatttaatgtatatatatcaggcatggacccAGTCAGTGgcagagtgtttgtgtgaactaattcacacagtgcaaatatatatttatacaattcagtccagctcccttctgtcatgcaggaaaaatgCAATCAATATTTGCACAATTCACTTTATAGCTGTATAGTATATATTTTGAGAAATATCCTTGAATTACCTATTTTCTTTCGCAGTCCATATGCACTAGTACAATAAGTTTCTATTCCTGTACATGGGACTGTCTCAACAGTGCAGGAATTATCCGTACTATTGAAACACGATGGGCATTCTAGTCCATTCGGGGTAATGTCTGTTGAAACTAGAAAGCAAGAGACAACAAGAGAGTGTTAGAAAGGGAGACAATGAAGTGGCAGGAGAAAAAGTCACTCCATCAGCctgatgcagagagagagagaagccataATGAAATCTGCTTTACCTGTTTTGCTAAGTAGCCTTTGGTTCTTCTCCAATCATCCTTGAACCCCGCTGATGACCTCAGcctcagggcccatctacactgccatataatgcagtttcataatgcagtttaactgcattgaactacactatatggccatgtatactcatataaaacagttcaatgcagttaaactgtgttataaaactgtattatatggcagtgtagatgaggcctcagaagaagggaaggatgcaccttaacaaatcttgccaagagaatcTCATAATAGCTTCACCATAGTGTCGCAATAGATCAGAaagtacttgaaagcacacagtaaTAAAAGAGGGGGTGAAgttaaagggtttcccctgacattaagtccagtaatgtctgactctaggggttggtgctcatctccatttctaagccaaagagccagcgttgtccgaagacaccttcaaggtcatgtggcaggtatgactgaatggagcgccattaccttctcatCGGAGCAGTacttaatgatctactcacatttgcatgttttcaaactgctaggttggcagaagttgggttaACAGCATAAGCTCATGCCGctgcctggatttgaacctgtgacctttctgtcaacaagcttagcagctcagcagtttaacccactgcaccaccggaggcttcCAAAGAAGTGTAATACATCACCTCCTTTTTGGTTCCCcttctcctggaagagttatattgtattgtattttcaggAGGACTAGATACCTGTGCCAATGTTAAAGCTGATGAATGTATTGTTGCTGTAGTTGTAGCTATGGCTATCTTCCAAAACTGAGACTCAAGATAGGTTAtagaaatgtaaacaaacaaacaaatttagATAAGTATGAGTATAAGCAGATAAAACGCTGTCATTGAGATTCCATTAAACTCTTCATGGATTTAAAACTTTTCAAATAAATTTGTGGAAAAGACATCCCAACAACACAGTGGGATTTTTTTCCATCTagggagagacttgagaaactgcaagtcacttctggtgtaagagaattggccgtctgcaaggacgttgcccaggggatgcccagatgttttaccacccttgcaAGGCTTCTGTCATTtcccctcatgagaagctggagctgacagatggaagctcaccccgttcaccagattcaaattgccgacctttcagtcagcggtCTTGCTGGTACAAAGGttaaacccattgcgccaccagggcctCCATAGCACAGTGTTAAAAACCCTCAATACCATGTCTTTCCCACTTCCCTGCCAAACTTTAAATAAGCTTGTAACTTGCACTGCAACGCTTTTTGCCTTTGAAAATGCTagtaggagaaggagggagagggagagacccTGTCTAGGAAAGGCTAAAGCTCCAACATTTGACTATGCCAGCAAATGAAAAGAGAACGCATACTTGAAGGTTCGCCATAGTTGCACTTGTCTTCGTTGCAATATGTTAAGTTGGACCTGAGAAAGTATCCTTTCCCCAGAGTGACAGAGAAGACGATGGGTTTGCCTGGAGATGTCGAACatcctttggaaaaaaatgtctcATTCTTACCgcctgttaaaataataatagaaatgataTCAAGCAAACATGTCAGCCTTATTCACATGTCAAGCCTCTTTCTCACAAAGAAGCCTGCATCCTTGACTTGATAAAATAGACATTTATCAAACATTTTTTGTGTAAAATTAtagaatttgggggagggggtatttatcatgtcagaagcgaattgagagtacagttataatatattttaaaacacaaacaaagttaaaaacttggcattatgccaaatgtcctttaaccagaagctagccatttggagtgcctctggtgttgctgtgagaaggtcctttattgtgcatgtggcagggctcaggttggcctgtggtttggtcttctttgcactcgcatgttgtggactccactttgtagtctcATTTCATaatgttagctctgcatctcatggtgcctcAACTtgcaggggcgggggggggggggtgcaaacttaggtaaaggtaaaggttttcctctgacattaagtccagtcatgtccaactctggtggttggtgctcatctccatttctaagccgaagagccaacgttgtctgtagacacctccaaggtcatgtggccagcatgactgcatggagcactgttaccttcccaccagagctgtacctattgatctactcacatttgcatgttttattttttatcatctttATTGCAAGACTTTTCCATAATTGAACATTAAGAAGATTTGGAATTGGTTGGGGTAGGGAGTAGGGATCAGGAAGaacagagaaaagagaagaaaagagcatttaaaaacatacactcacacacaaaagcagcaaaacaaaagaCGGAAGAATAAGAGGTGACACAAAAGAGTTGGGGTAGGGGTGGGAATTGGGGGTAGCAGTTGTCTTCCAGTCCATTCTGCAGGGAGTTTATCTtctattttcccctttttctttcttcatcttCTAGACCTGCTCACAGCTGTCACCTATTTAATTTTCTTTACTTAGTTTTTTTCTTCCTCTACTCTGTCTGTACAGAATTAGTGAGTTTCATTTCTTGGAGAATTTTTTTCAGCCATGACCtgccacatttgcatgttttcgaactgctaggttggaagaagctggggctgtggccggcatgactgaatggagtgccattacctttccaccggagcagtacctattgatctactcatatttgcatgttttcaaactgctaggttggcagaagttgggctgacagtggaagctcatgctgttccctggattcgaacctgcgacctttcagtcaacaagttcagcggtttaacccactgtgccaccgagggctcctcaaCCTTATATATTCCTAAGTCATTATCACTGCAGAGTCATTCCATGGTCTTTCTCCTATTGTTCTGTTTGTTATTGATGtcatttttgttcaggtttttCTACTCCACTTTCTATCTAAAGGTCTCATGGTGACTTGTAAATAAAATTAATCCAAAatgtgggacttgtagtttcaaatggtttttaatcttctCTGACAAAGCATACTGGGGCCAtaccaaactgcaactctcaggatcccatagcattgaggcatggtagCTGAAGTGGAATGAAACTGCATGAATCAaactgcagatgacaccaaattgggaaggatagctaacactccagaagacaggagcagaattcaaaacgatcttaacagattagagagatgagtgATCAAAACTAATAAAGtgaagttcaatagggacaaaagcaagatactccacttaggcagaaaaaaatgaaatgcaaagatacagaatgggggacgatgcctggctcaacagcagtgcatgtgaaaaagatcttggagcgcacaacaagctaaacatgagccaacaatgtgatgcaatggctaaaaaaaaccaatgggattttggcctgaataaataggagtataatgtctaggcatgggcaaactttttaaacttGGGGGCTTATTGtgaaaaagatacagaatgggggatgatgcctggctcggcagcagtatgtgtgaaaaagattttggagttctCATAGACAGGAAGaggaacatgagccaataatgacatatggcagcaaaaaaaagccaatgggatttttttgcataaataggagtatagtatctaaatCCAggtaagtcatgctacccctctattctgctttattcagaccatacctggaaatattgtgtccaattctgggcaccgcaattgaagggagatgttaacaagctggaatgtgtccaaaggagggcaactaaaatgatcaaggatccggaaaacaagccctatgaggagcagcttaaagagctgggcatgtttagcctgcagtagagaagactgagaggagacctgatgagggccgtgtataaatatgtgaggggaagtcatagggacgaGGGAGCAACTTGTTTGTTGTACAGAAATGGAAGTtgaaaattttgcacagaataaactCCCAATTGCAAATAGGCTTTGATAATGGCACTTTGTTGCAATGGGAAGACAACTGCTAAAACTGCTCATTATACTGGCCAAAGTAGAAACTTCAgttcagtttttttttattttacagattAGTTCCTTCTTAACTCAGCCAGAAAAGTTGCTCACAAGGCTACAAATCATATGTTCCACTAAAGATAATTTACCCAATGAGTTTTCTTCCACAGCAATGAAACAGCTGCCTACATTCTTCGTAACTGTACAAGGAGTGTCACAGGGAGAGGAACTATTACACTGTTGGCATGTCACTAGCTCTAGAAGAAATAAAAAGCAGAAAACATGACAACTAGAACATTTCCTTAAACCTATAACATGGCTATCAAAGGATTAAGTCGCTTGTCAGTGGATGCATGTGCCCTTTAGACACACATgcatagatacacacatacatatagtatCCCCCCACtttatatacaatacaatataagaaCTACAGCCAGCAGtgacaattttaaaataaaaatataaaacaaccatACAAAGAGAAAATTAGTGAAGACATTATGAAAATATATAACCTAAAAGAGTTCTGGAGAATAACATTGTCTTTGGCTAGAACAGATATAATAAaagcaacttttttttttgagaaatagAAGCCTCGGCTACCTCATATTTCATACCTGGCCTCAAGACATTTGACAATATAGTTCCTTAGCCTCGCCATATAAATAAAGAAGCAACACCAGCACCACTTGAAATTTTTTTAGTGTTGTCTCATCACGGTATATTTAAGTCAAACTTTCagaaaatctgattttttaaattgtataaggtaaagcttttcccctgatattaagtccagtcatgtctgactctggtggttggtgctcatctccatttctaagccaaagagccagcgttgtccatagacacctccaaggttatgtgactggtatgactgtatggagtgctgttaccttcctgccacagTTGTACccattgatccactcacatttgcatgttttcgaactgctaggttgacagaagctggggctgacagcggaaggtcaccctgctccccagatttcaacctgcgacctttcgatcaacaagtttagcagctcagtggtttaacccaatgcaccacctATGATTTAAAACCTATGACAATCATTTATAGAAACCCTTTGGCCTTGAAGAAATTTTGCTTACCAGGAGTGTCTTCAGCAGTAACTAGAGTCAAAACAGCAAAGAGAAGGTAAAAGGTGCAAGTGGCAAACATGATGCAAGAGTTTTCCCACAGAAGATGAAGAAATCTGTGATGGGGGGGAAACAAAACATATAAGCCAAGACAGGATTATCTGCTTGGGTAGGTTGAGGACAGGGAGAAGGCTGTCTTGGGCTGTTCCCAGTTTCCCCAGCAGCAGCGATAGATGGCAACCTGCATGTCAATAGAATACAGCctgtccccaagttgcaaacatccaacacGGCCATACTGTCCAGAAACCATACAACACCTCAGTGATTCCAGCGTAAAAGCcttcaaatgtgtgtgtgtgtgtgtgtgtgtgtaaaggtttccccttgacattaagtctgccAACTTAATGTTCTCGAACTgctcagttggcagaagctggaactcacagcgggaactcaccctgttccccggatttgaactgccaacctttcagttagcaagttctgcagctcaatggtttaacatgctgcaccactggggctccgatatatatagtatgtaagtcggaacacgtatattttgaagtgtaactctagccGTTGCacttcaaaatgtccctgttccaacttatatgcaaatccaacttaagaacaaactgacAGAACCTAACTTGTtggtaacttgggaactgcctgtaacaATAAGCCTGCTTTGGGCTTTGGTCCCAAATTTTGTAGGCACTATCCtacaattttttttggggggggggagcattcagCCCTTTTAATAGCTCCTCTAACGTTGAGGCTACAACTCAGAGACTATTTGCTGCACCCCTGGAATGAGAAACAATTGCTACCACTTTTCAAGACTATTCACACAGAAAAATGAGTCCCTCCTGATTCTGAATAGTTTTGGAAAGCTCTAACATTCATAAAAGCACAGAATTCTCAAATATTAATCAACTAGTTTTTCCCTGCCACATgatgttgtggcccagtctgtgtatatgtgttttgtgtgtatatgtgtgtgtatatgtgtatataagtggttttgcgtatgcgttgtaatgtcttttttttttggctttttaagtctcttccactgtattttcagtgtttttatgagtgatggtcacttgttggcctgataggtgtattgtgtccaaatttggtgtcaatttgtccacaggtttttgagttatgttaatcccacaaacaaatattacatttttatttatatagatgagcacAGGAAACGTCCCGTGGCTGTGGAGTGCTGGCTGACTATTTGAGGAGCCAGTAACAAATGGATCATATATGGACTTCCAATAATGTGGTTTGATTCCAGCCTTTTCATGTATACACCCCCAGTGAAGAAGACCATCCTATACTGGAACGTTTTGTTGCATGTTCaatctttcaaacatttaaatatactcagttcttgtgggttttttcgggctatatggccatgttctagaggcatttctcctgacgttttgcctgcatctatggcaagcatcctcagaggtgaggtctgacctcacctctgaggatgcttgccatagatgcaggcgaaatgtcaggagaaatgcctctagaacatggccatatagcccgaaaaaacccacaagaactgagtgattccagccatgaaagccttcgacaatacatttaaatatagtttgcatatatttgcatatatatcgCTCCTTCTCACTACATAGATCAGTGATGGCGATTCAGTGACAAATATGAATGACAGAAGAGAGAAGTAACTTCAAGAACTTGGAATTGTTCCATTAAATATCCATTGCCATTCTGTCTATGCATTCAACTTGTGGGCATTATTCCAGTCGCACTATTCGGACAATGCAAATTATTTTACAATTAAGAGGCTAGCAATAACAATTTTACATAAGCAAATGCTTTTTCCCCCCCTTCCACTtccaaacaaaatgaaacatgTCCATTCTGAATGTTTAATTGTTTGGAAAAGTAGCCATGGTCAGTTAGTATGTTGCCACAAAGTACCATGTACTTGGCACAAACTCTCGTGCTGCATGGGATCGATCTAAAATAAGCTTCAGTTCATGAAAGCTTGGGCAAAAAATGTGTTATTATTTAAGCTGTACCAGACTGATTGCTGTCCCTGACTATTGGTTGTttaaagtgtgtgtatatatatgtgtgtgttggtcaAAATTTATATGTAAGTTTGATCCACCAAAGcgcctacatggcttgatggatctggatcaaacttagcacacatatcCATCATGATCCAACTTTAAACAATTGAGGGTCTTAGGAAGGGCTGACaggggatgttgggagttgtaatcaccTTTATCCAAAGGACCATgcgaattccaccaacgatggatctgcaccaaacttggcacacatacctatcATGACcaaagatgatgggagttgtaggggAACAATGATCATAAGAATATGACTGGACTATTATATGATAGTCCAGTAATATGATAGGAACAATGAAGGATGGTAGGAATATGACTCCAGATATGACTCATTTTCTCCAAATATGATAGTCCCCTCATATATGAAGAACCTTGTGAAtcccactgacaatggatctggaccaatgtgtcgtcaaaggctttcatggccaggatcactggattgctgttagtttttggggctgtatggccatgttccagaagcattctctcctgatgtttcgcctgcatctatggcaggcatcctcagaggttgtgaggtcttttcctaatttccaacagacctcacaacctctgaggatgcctgccatagatgcaggcaaaacgtcaggagagaatgcttttggaacatggctatacagcccaaaaaacttacagcaacccagatctgtaccaaacctggcacaaatgcCTATCATGGTTAACTCAAAACACTTAACCAGAGCTACAGGGGAATATAAGCTAGTACCAAAGAAAACTTTCTCATCCTTAAAGTACTTTTGCTCTTTTAATATTTAGCAGTTTGGATGACAAATAATTTCCTGACATTTGTATAATTATACATTGAAAAGGTCATGGCGACCACACATTCTAGTATCCAATCCAATGCAACTTCAGCTTCAGTGTTTGGGGAGCTTCTTTTAAATTGGAACTAAACCCAAAGTGGATTGACTAACCCACAGAGCAAGCAGTCACTAATGAAATTGTTTTTATCTATTATTTCTCCCAATATTTAGTAGTTACAGAATTATAACACATAGTGTATTTACCTAAATTAATAGCTGTTGCTATACTCCCTTTGATACCTCTTAAGAACACGGAATACTACTTCCATTCATCTGCTAATATCCTCACATAAAAAGGGTTTTGAAGTCTCA
The sequence above is a segment of the Anolis sagrei isolate rAnoSag1 chromosome Y, rAnoSag1.mat, whole genome shotgun sequence genome. Coding sequences within it:
- the LOC137095323 gene encoding phospholipase A2 inhibitor and Ly6/PLAUR domain-containing protein-like, whose amino-acid sequence is MFATCTFYLLFAVLTLVTAEDTPELVTCQQCNSSSPCDTPCTVTKNVGSCFIAVEENSLGGKNETFFSKGCSTSPGKPIVFSVTLGKGYFLRSNLTYCNEDKCNYGEPSISTDITPNGLECPSCFNSTDNSCTVETVPCTGIETYCTSAYGLRKKIDTQEVSLFVAQGCATDTVKDAPQPLDIQLLKETYGVLKINTYKAPPVSLTTTAPTTTPNGTPTLKSISFVLLLTGLSWMLLVNVVS